The proteins below come from a single Mycolicibacterium sp. TY81 genomic window:
- a CDS encoding DUF5134 domain-containing protein: MIADIWLRLFVTGIFVLSAAQCVYALVTARADRAWIDQTSRALHLLMAVAMLVMAWPAGMGVPNRPPMVFFLLAAGWFVVVLAVRAGHRVADGYHAVMMLAMAWMYAVMDGRVLPGQCAGTAADAPQSASSMPSMPGMDMSGTTAHSGPMGGCGHPAAWVDAVNWALTAMFGAAALWWAIRYFAVRQERPDVPARLWFAVACQAMAAAGMAIMFAVMI, translated from the coding sequence GTGATCGCCGACATCTGGCTCCGGTTGTTCGTGACCGGGATATTCGTGCTGAGCGCGGCGCAGTGCGTCTATGCCCTGGTCACGGCCCGTGCGGACCGGGCCTGGATCGACCAGACGAGCCGCGCGCTGCACCTGTTGATGGCGGTGGCGATGCTCGTCATGGCGTGGCCGGCGGGGATGGGTGTGCCGAACCGGCCGCCGATGGTGTTCTTCCTGCTGGCGGCCGGCTGGTTCGTCGTGGTCCTGGCGGTGCGCGCCGGCCACCGGGTCGCCGACGGCTATCACGCGGTGATGATGCTGGCGATGGCGTGGATGTACGCCGTGATGGACGGGCGGGTGCTGCCCGGGCAGTGCGCCGGGACCGCCGCCGACGCGCCGCAGTCGGCGTCGTCGATGCCGTCCATGCCGGGCATGGACATGTCCGGGACGACGGCGCATTCGGGGCCGATGGGCGGCTGCGGGCACCCGGCGGCGTGGGTGGACGCCGTGAACTGGGCGCTCACCGCGATGTTCGGGGCCGCCGCATTGTGGTGGGCCATCCGCTACTTCGCGGTGCGGCAGGAGCGGCCCGACGTCCCGGCCCGGCTGTGGTTCGCCGTGGCCTGTCAGGCCATGGCGGCGGCCGGGATGGCGATCATGTTCGCCGTGATGATCTAG
- a CDS encoding zf-HC2 domain-containing protein encodes MECEIAREALSARMDGEHEPVPARRVDEHLASCPECRQWQDELDSQMQLLRGLIAADRTRITAVADTVSQTALPETRPGLDWLRIGLAVVGAIQIVLAVLQAAGVSIGVHVGHAAGGHVVNESTAWSVALGVGMLVAAARPTAAMGLAIVGGVFTLVLTGYVVVDGLTGAVGAVRMLSHLPALAGVVLTVLVWRRHAGEPPRPDRDAAPTLDDITLPDNASRGRRRGHLWPTDGNAA; translated from the coding sequence GTGGAGTGCGAGATTGCCCGGGAGGCGCTGTCCGCGCGGATGGACGGCGAGCACGAACCCGTCCCCGCGCGCCGCGTCGACGAGCACCTGGCGTCCTGCCCCGAGTGCCGGCAGTGGCAGGACGAGCTGGACAGCCAGATGCAGCTGCTGCGCGGGCTGATCGCCGCCGACCGCACCCGGATCACCGCCGTGGCCGACACGGTCTCGCAGACCGCGCTCCCCGAAACCCGCCCCGGCCTCGACTGGCTGCGCATCGGCCTCGCGGTGGTGGGCGCCATCCAGATCGTCCTGGCCGTGCTGCAGGCGGCGGGCGTCAGCATCGGCGTGCACGTCGGGCATGCCGCGGGCGGACATGTGGTCAACGAGTCGACGGCGTGGTCCGTCGCACTCGGCGTCGGCATGTTGGTCGCCGCCGCCCGCCCGACCGCGGCGATGGGCCTGGCGATCGTCGGCGGCGTGTTCACCCTCGTGCTCACCGGCTACGTCGTCGTCGACGGACTGACCGGAGCAGTCGGTGCGGTCCGCATGCTGAGCCATCTGCCGGCGCTGGCCGGGGTGGTGCTGACGGTGCTGGTGTGGCGCCGCCATGCCGGCGAGCCGCCGCGGCCGGACCGCGACGCGGCACCCACGCTCGACGACATCACGCTGCCGGACAACGCCTCCCGCGGCCGCCGCCGGGGCCACCTGTGGCCCACCGACGGCAATGCGGCCTAG
- a CDS encoding class II 3-deoxy-7-phosphoheptulonate synthase, which produces MNWTVDVPIDQLPELPPLPEDLRTRLADALSRPAAQQPSWPADQAAAMRKVLESVPPITVPSEIEKLKLQLADVAQGKAFLLQGGDCAETFVDNTEPHIRANIRTLLQMAVVLTYGASMPVVKVARIAGQYAKPRSSDTDSLGLTSYRGDMVNGFDPDPAVRVHDASRLVRAYANASAAMNLVRALTSSGLASLQQVHEWNREFVRTSPAGARYEALAAEIDRGLNFMTACGVNDRNLQTAEIYASHEALVLDYERAMLRLSTEFDEPRLYDLSAHYVWIGERTRQLDHAHIAFVETIANPIGIKIGPTTTPEMAVEYVERLDPHNIPGRLTLVSRMGNGKVRDVLPGIIQKVEASGHQVIWQCDPMHGNTHESSTGYKTRHFDRIVDEVQGFFEVHRALGTHPGGIHVEITGENVTECLGGAQDISDDDLAGRYETACDPRLNTQQSLELAFLVAEMLRD; this is translated from the coding sequence GTGAACTGGACCGTCGACGTACCCATCGACCAGCTGCCCGAGCTGCCCCCGCTGCCCGAGGACCTGCGCACGCGCCTTGCCGACGCGCTGTCCCGTCCGGCCGCGCAGCAGCCCAGCTGGCCTGCGGACCAGGCTGCTGCGATGCGCAAGGTGCTCGAGAGCGTGCCGCCCATCACCGTGCCGTCCGAGATCGAGAAGCTCAAGCTGCAGCTGGCCGACGTGGCGCAGGGCAAGGCGTTCCTGCTGCAGGGCGGTGACTGCGCCGAGACGTTCGTCGACAACACCGAGCCGCACATCCGGGCCAACATCCGGACCCTGCTGCAGATGGCCGTCGTGCTGACGTACGGCGCCAGCATGCCGGTGGTCAAGGTGGCCCGCATCGCGGGGCAGTACGCCAAGCCGCGTTCGTCGGACACCGACTCGCTGGGCCTGACGTCCTACCGCGGCGACATGGTCAACGGTTTCGACCCGGACCCCGCGGTGCGCGTGCACGACGCGTCGCGTCTGGTGCGGGCCTACGCCAACGCGAGCGCCGCGATGAACCTGGTGCGGGCGCTGACCTCGTCGGGCCTGGCGTCGTTGCAGCAGGTGCACGAGTGGAACCGTGAGTTCGTGCGGACCTCGCCGGCGGGTGCCCGGTACGAGGCGCTGGCGGCCGAGATCGACCGTGGCCTGAACTTCATGACGGCCTGCGGCGTCAACGACCGCAACCTGCAGACCGCCGAGATCTACGCCAGCCACGAGGCCCTGGTGCTCGACTACGAGCGCGCGATGCTGCGGCTGTCCACCGAGTTCGACGAGCCGCGTCTGTACGACCTGTCGGCGCACTACGTCTGGATCGGCGAGCGCACCCGCCAGCTCGACCACGCGCACATCGCGTTCGTCGAGACCATCGCCAACCCGATCGGCATCAAGATCGGTCCGACGACGACGCCCGAGATGGCCGTCGAGTACGTGGAACGCCTTGACCCGCACAACATTCCGGGCCGGCTCACGCTGGTCAGCCGGATGGGCAACGGCAAGGTGCGCGACGTGCTGCCGGGCATCATCCAGAAGGTGGAGGCCTCGGGCCACCAGGTCATCTGGCAGTGCGACCCGATGCACGGCAACACCCACGAGAGCTCGACGGGCTACAAGACCCGGCACTTCGACCGCATCGTCGACGAGGTGCAGGGCTTCTTCGAGGTGCACCGCGCGCTGGGCACCCACCCGGGTGGCATCCACGTCGAGATCACCGGCGAGAACGTCACCGAATGCCTTGGTGGCGCGCAGGATATCTCCGACGACGACCTGGCCGGCCGCTACGAGACGGCCTGCGACCCGCGCCTGAACACCCAGCAGAGCCTGGAGTTGGCGTTCCTCGTCGCGGAGATGCTGCGCGACTAG
- a CDS encoding PepSY domain-containing protein translates to MSHTQLPESDVAVASDPSAWKRFRPALLRLHFYAGLFVAPFILIAAVTGLLYAVIPQIDSAVYRHELTVDHVGDRQLPLAAQLAAVRAAHPEGTVTSIRPPAAADETTQVTLAVDDVPADYARTVFVDPYTGAIRGALTTYGQWLPVRAWFDELHRNLHLGAFGRNYSELAASWSWVIAGVGLMLWIGHNRGQPRRLVVPDVRATGRRRLLSWHGTLGVWILAAVALLAVSGMTWSRFAGENVAQLRTQLSWTSPSVDTALPGQTAGAALDEATALRGADAALRVAHDAHLRTPMWMYPPATAGQGWQVAERKRDWPTQYDAIVVDPATGTVTARLDFAEWPLMAKMTDWVIDLHMGILFGLVNQLALIAVALAMIVGILLGYRMWWRRRPTRGNGFALPTGQRRGALSALRPHEAALLVLVLGGVGWFAPLFGLTLALFVAVDVALGWRQRRRAAK, encoded by the coding sequence GTGAGTCACACCCAACTGCCCGAATCGGACGTTGCCGTCGCGTCCGATCCGTCGGCGTGGAAGCGCTTCCGCCCGGCATTGCTGCGGCTGCACTTCTACGCCGGCCTGTTCGTCGCGCCGTTCATCCTGATCGCAGCCGTCACCGGGCTGCTGTACGCGGTGATCCCGCAGATCGACAGCGCGGTGTACCGGCACGAACTCACCGTCGACCACGTCGGCGACCGCCAGCTGCCGCTGGCAGCCCAGCTGGCAGCCGTCCGGGCCGCGCATCCGGAGGGCACCGTCACCAGCATCCGGCCGCCCGCCGCGGCCGACGAGACGACGCAGGTGACGCTCGCGGTCGACGACGTCCCCGCCGACTACGCGCGCACGGTGTTCGTCGACCCGTACACCGGCGCGATCCGCGGCGCCCTGACCACCTACGGCCAGTGGCTGCCGGTGCGGGCCTGGTTCGACGAACTGCACCGCAACCTGCACCTCGGCGCCTTCGGCCGCAACTACAGCGAACTGGCCGCGAGCTGGTCGTGGGTGATCGCCGGCGTCGGCCTGATGCTGTGGATCGGGCACAACCGGGGACAGCCGCGGCGGCTCGTCGTTCCGGATGTGCGGGCGACCGGGCGGCGCCGGCTGCTGTCGTGGCACGGCACCCTCGGGGTCTGGATCCTCGCGGCGGTGGCGCTGCTGGCGGTGTCGGGCATGACGTGGTCGCGGTTCGCGGGGGAGAACGTCGCACAATTGCGGACGCAGCTGAGCTGGACCAGCCCGTCCGTCGACACCGCGCTGCCGGGGCAGACCGCCGGGGCGGCGTTGGATGAGGCCACCGCGCTGCGCGGGGCCGACGCGGCGCTGCGGGTCGCCCATGACGCGCACCTGCGGACCCCGATGTGGATGTATCCGCCGGCGACGGCGGGCCAGGGCTGGCAGGTCGCCGAGCGCAAGCGTGATTGGCCGACGCAGTACGACGCGATCGTCGTCGACCCCGCCACGGGCACGGTGACGGCGCGGCTTGACTTCGCCGAGTGGCCGCTCATGGCCAAGATGACCGACTGGGTCATCGACCTGCACATGGGCATTCTGTTCGGCCTGGTCAACCAGCTCGCGCTGATCGCGGTCGCCCTCGCGATGATCGTCGGGATCCTGCTGGGTTACCGCATGTGGTGGCGTCGCCGCCCGACCCGCGGGAACGGGTTCGCCCTCCCGACCGGGCAACGGCGCGGCGCGCTGTCGGCGCTGCGGCCCCATGAGGCGGCGCTGCTGGTGCTCGTTCTCGGTGGCGTCGGGTGGTTCGCCCCGTTGTTCGGCCTCACGCTGGCCCTGTTCGTCGCGGTCGACGTGGCACTGGGCTGGCGGCAGCGGCGGCGGGCGGCCAAGTGA
- a CDS encoding Rv2175c family DNA-binding protein yields MSSIPAAEDVIDPDEAVYDLPAVASMLGIPVTKVHQQLRDGHLLGVRRNGAIVVPKIFFDDKGHVVKQLPGLLVVLRDGGYHETDIVRWLFTADESLTLTRDGTTERVVNARPVDALHSHQAREVLRRAQAMAY; encoded by the coding sequence GTGAGCAGCATTCCGGCCGCCGAGGACGTTATCGATCCCGATGAAGCGGTCTACGACCTTCCCGCAGTGGCATCGATGCTGGGTATTCCGGTGACGAAGGTGCACCAGCAGTTGCGGGACGGACACCTCCTCGGAGTGCGCCGGAACGGTGCCATCGTGGTGCCCAAGATCTTCTTCGACGACAAGGGGCATGTGGTCAAGCAGCTGCCGGGCCTGCTCGTCGTGCTGCGCGACGGTGGCTACCACGAAACCGACATCGTGCGGTGGCTGTTCACCGCCGACGAGTCGCTGACGCTGACGCGCGACGGCACCACCGAGCGCGTCGTCAACGCGCGTCCGGTCGACGCGCTGCATTCGCACCAGGCCAGGGAAGTGCTGCGGCGCGCCCAGGCTATGGCGTACTAG
- a CDS encoding protein kinase codes for MLLTQEILEPYDCQVQPSRQPDPLIGAVLDGRYRVDAPIASGGMSTVYRGLDTRLDRLVALKVMDSRYSGDQQFLTRFQREARAAAGLKSPGLVAVYDQGFDGRHPFLVMELVEGGTLRELLRERGPMPPHAVAAVLAPMLDGLAVAHQAGLVHRDIKPENVLISDSGEVKIADFGLVRAVAEAKITSTSVILGTAAYLSPEQVSTGDADPRSDVYSVGILAYELLTGTTPFTGDNPLSVAYQRLDQDVPPPSSAIAGVPKQFDDLVACATARLADDRYLDAGDMAAELAAIVTDLGLPEFRVPAPTNSAQHTAAAAQRGRAEHTTVATGRAAAPKPAPQHTLQFTMDPAMDPALLESPVVTKQFAGIDLDDFAWARQRSRRAVLFWLIAVLTLTALVAAGAWTLGTNIDGLF; via the coding sequence ATGCTGCTCACCCAGGAGATTCTAGAGCCGTACGATTGCCAGGTGCAGCCATCCCGACAACCGGACCCACTGATCGGTGCGGTGCTGGACGGGCGCTACCGCGTGGACGCACCCATCGCCAGTGGCGGCATGTCCACGGTGTACCGCGGGCTGGACACCCGGCTCGACCGCCTGGTGGCACTCAAGGTCATGGATTCGCGGTACTCCGGCGATCAGCAGTTCCTGACCCGCTTCCAGCGCGAGGCCCGCGCCGCCGCCGGACTGAAAAGCCCTGGGCTGGTTGCGGTTTACGACCAGGGATTCGACGGTCGGCACCCGTTCCTGGTGATGGAACTCGTCGAGGGCGGGACGCTGCGCGAGTTGCTGCGCGAACGTGGCCCGATGCCCCCGCACGCCGTGGCGGCCGTGCTGGCCCCGATGCTCGACGGCCTGGCGGTGGCCCACCAGGCGGGCCTGGTGCACCGCGACATCAAGCCCGAGAACGTGCTGATCTCCGACAGTGGCGAGGTCAAGATCGCCGACTTCGGGCTGGTGCGCGCTGTCGCTGAGGCCAAGATCACGTCGACGAGCGTCATCCTCGGCACCGCGGCGTACCTCTCCCCCGAACAGGTCAGCACCGGTGACGCCGACCCGCGCAGCGACGTCTACTCCGTCGGCATCCTGGCCTACGAGCTGCTGACCGGCACCACGCCGTTCACCGGCGACAATCCGCTCAGCGTCGCCTATCAGCGGCTGGACCAGGACGTGCCGCCGCCGAGTTCGGCAATCGCCGGTGTGCCAAAGCAATTCGACGACCTGGTGGCCTGCGCGACGGCCCGCCTGGCCGACGACCGCTACCTGGATGCCGGCGACATGGCGGCCGAACTCGCCGCGATCGTCACCGACCTCGGTCTGCCCGAATTCCGGGTGCCGGCACCCACGAACTCGGCGCAACACACCGCGGCGGCCGCACAGCGCGGCCGCGCCGAGCACACCACGGTCGCGACGGGCCGGGCAGCAGCCCCGAAGCCGGCGCCGCAGCACACCCTGCAGTTCACCATGGACCCTGCGATGGACCCCGCACTGCTCGAATCACCGGTGGTGACAAAACAATTCGCGGGGATCGACCTCGACGACTTCGCCTGGGCGCGGCAGCGGTCGCGGCGCGCCGTGCTGTTCTGGCTCATCGCGGTGCTGACGCTGACCGCGTTGGTCGCCGCCGGCGCCTGGACCCTCGGCACCAACATCGACGGGCTGTTCTAG